From a region of the Latilactobacillus sakei genome:
- a CDS encoding phosphoketolase: MTDYSSKEYLAKVDAFWRAANYISVGQLYLKDNPLLQRPLEAKDVKVKPIGHWGTISGQNFLYAHLNRAINKYDLNMFYVEGPGHGGQVMVSNSYLDGSYSEIYPEISQDVEGMKKLFKQFSFPGGVASHAAPETPGSIHEGGELGYSLSHGVGAILDNPDVIAAVVVGDGEAETGPLAASWLSSTFINPKNDGAVLPILNLNGFKISNPTILSRKSDEELTKYFEGNGWAPIFVEGDDPEKMHPATAAAMDEAIEKIQAIQKAARENGDTSRPVWPMIVFRAPKGWTGPKTWDGVPIENSFRAHQIPVPIDSTDMQHADALVDWMKSYRPEELFTAEGQLKPEIAAIAPKGDKRMAANPITNGGIDPKPLRLPDYRDYAVDNTEHGKVVAQDMIVLGEYVRDIIKDNDQNKNFRIFGPDETMSNRLNHIFDVTNRQWMEPIKEPNDQFMATEGRVLDSQLSEHQAEGWLEGYVLTGRHGFFASYESFLRVVDSMLTQHFKWLRKADEQAWRNKYPSLNVIATSTVFQQDHNGYTHQDPGVLTHLAEKKPEFIREYLPADANTLLATMNTVFQSQEKINLVIASKHPRQQWFSIDEATVLVKNGLKIIDWASTDQDAEPDVVIAAAGTEPTLESLAAISILHKQYPDMKIRFINVVDLLKLRSPKVDPRGLTDEEFDMYFTKDKPVVFAFHGFEGLVRDIFFDRHNHNLHVHGYRENGDITTPFDMRVLNQMDRYNLSKEVAIDVLGDQAGQFAQSMDDMVAKHNQYIRDEGTDLPEVEEWQWTPLR; this comes from the coding sequence ATGACAGATTATTCAAGTAAAGAATACCTTGCTAAAGTTGATGCATTTTGGCGAGCAGCTAACTATATCTCAGTAGGCCAATTATATTTAAAAGACAACCCATTATTACAACGTCCTTTAGAAGCAAAAGACGTTAAAGTTAAACCAATCGGACACTGGGGCACAATCTCAGGCCAAAACTTCTTATATGCACATTTAAATCGTGCTATTAACAAGTATGACTTGAACATGTTCTACGTTGAAGGCCCTGGTCACGGTGGTCAAGTTATGGTTTCAAATTCATACTTAGATGGTAGTTATTCAGAAATCTACCCAGAAATTTCTCAAGACGTTGAAGGGATGAAGAAATTATTCAAACAATTCTCATTCCCAGGCGGCGTTGCTTCGCATGCTGCTCCTGAAACACCTGGTTCAATCCACGAAGGTGGCGAACTTGGTTATTCATTATCACACGGTGTCGGTGCAATTTTAGACAACCCAGACGTCATCGCAGCTGTTGTTGTTGGTGATGGGGAAGCTGAAACTGGCCCATTGGCAGCATCATGGTTATCAAGCACATTTATCAATCCTAAAAATGATGGTGCGGTCTTACCAATCTTGAACTTAAATGGTTTCAAGATTTCTAACCCAACCATCCTTTCACGTAAGAGTGACGAAGAATTAACAAAATACTTCGAAGGTAACGGTTGGGCACCAATCTTTGTTGAAGGCGACGATCCTGAAAAAATGCACCCAGCAACTGCTGCTGCAATGGATGAAGCCATCGAAAAAATCCAAGCGATTCAAAAAGCTGCTCGCGAAAACGGCGATACATCACGTCCAGTATGGCCAATGATCGTCTTCCGCGCTCCTAAAGGCTGGACAGGTCCTAAGACATGGGATGGTGTACCAATCGAAAATTCATTCCGGGCCCATCAAATTCCAGTGCCAATTGATAGCACTGACATGCAACATGCCGATGCATTAGTTGATTGGATGAAGTCATATCGTCCAGAAGAATTATTTACAGCTGAAGGTCAATTAAAACCTGAAATCGCTGCAATCGCACCTAAGGGCGACAAACGAATGGCTGCTAACCCAATTACAAATGGTGGGATTGATCCTAAACCACTTCGCTTGCCAGATTACCGTGACTACGCTGTGGATAACACAGAACATGGTAAAGTTGTTGCGCAAGACATGATCGTTTTAGGTGAATATGTCCGCGATATTATTAAAGACAATGATCAAAACAAAAACTTCCGAATCTTTGGCCCTGACGAAACAATGTCAAACCGTTTGAACCACATCTTTGATGTGACAAACCGTCAATGGATGGAACCAATCAAAGAACCAAATGATCAATTCATGGCAACAGAAGGCCGTGTCCTTGATTCACAATTATCAGAACATCAAGCTGAAGGCTGGTTAGAAGGCTATGTCTTAACAGGTCGTCACGGCTTCTTCGCAAGTTACGAATCATTCTTGCGCGTTGTGGATTCAATGTTAACACAACACTTCAAGTGGTTAAGAAAAGCAGACGAACAAGCATGGCGTAATAAGTATCCTTCATTGAACGTGATTGCAACTTCAACTGTTTTCCAACAAGATCACAATGGTTACACTCACCAAGATCCAGGTGTCTTAACACACTTAGCTGAAAAGAAACCTGAATTCATCCGTGAATACTTACCAGCTGATGCCAACACATTATTGGCAACAATGAATACTGTCTTCCAAAGCCAAGAAAAGATTAACTTAGTGATTGCTTCAAAACACCCACGTCAACAATGGTTCTCAATTGATGAAGCAACTGTCTTAGTTAAAAACGGCTTGAAGATTATTGATTGGGCAAGTACAGATCAAGATGCTGAACCAGACGTTGTGATTGCGGCTGCTGGGACAGAACCAACACTTGAAAGTTTGGCTGCTATCTCAATCTTGCACAAACAATATCCTGACATGAAGATTCGTTTCATTAACGTTGTTGATCTATTGAAACTTCGTTCACCTAAAGTGGATCCTCGTGGCTTAACAGATGAAGAATTCGATATGTACTTTACAAAAGACAAACCAGTTGTCTTCGCTTTCCATGGTTTCGAAGGCTTAGTGCGTGACATCTTCTTCGATCGTCACAACCATAACCTCCATGTTCATGGCTATCGTGAAAATGGTGATATCACAACACCATTCGACATGCGGGTCTTGAACCAAATGGATCGTTACAACTTATCTAAAGAAGTCGCAATTGACGTACTTGGTGATCAAGCTGGCCAATTCGCACAATCAATGGATGATATGGTTGCTAAACACAACCAATACATTCGTGATGAAGGTACTGATTTACCTGAAGTTGAAGAATGGCAATGGACACCACTCCGTTAA
- a CDS encoding NupC/NupG family nucleoside CNT transporter, with translation MYLLVNVIGLLVFIGVGFLFSKKKKDIDWRSVLIMLVINLVLAWFLTSFSVGRDIVLGAANGFNWLVQVAYTGIAFALPSWVNVKQMDFVASVLLPILMIIPLFDILTYIGVLPWIIKWLGRGLAKITGQPKFESFFAVEMMFLGNTEALAVSSLQLKQMKAERTLTLAMMSMSCVTASIIGAYTQMMPGQFILTAIPVNIINAIIVTNILNPVKVTPEEDTIAKMGGSGSAVGEEQTADGKIEREPFFSFLGDSILNAGKLVLIITANVIAFVALAALIDKVLQLFNPWITLEHLLGIVMFPFAWLMGLDVSHAFEFAQYMGTKLVTNEFVVMGKVQNSITTFAPHYQAVLTVFVTSFANFSTVGMIIGAFKGLVDREKNDMIAKNVGYMLLSGILVSLLSAATVGLFVW, from the coding sequence GTGTATTTGCTTGTAAATGTGATAGGGTTATTAGTTTTTATTGGAGTCGGCTTTCTTTTTTCAAAGAAGAAAAAGGATATCGACTGGCGCTCAGTTTTAATTATGCTAGTGATTAACCTTGTATTAGCTTGGTTTTTAACAAGTTTTTCAGTTGGTCGGGACATCGTTTTAGGTGCTGCCAACGGGTTTAACTGGCTCGTTCAAGTTGCTTACACGGGGATTGCATTCGCATTACCAAGTTGGGTAAATGTTAAACAGATGGATTTCGTGGCCAGCGTGCTACTTCCCATCTTAATGATTATCCCATTATTTGATATCTTAACTTATATCGGCGTCTTGCCATGGATTATTAAGTGGTTAGGTCGCGGGTTGGCTAAGATTACGGGACAACCTAAATTTGAATCATTCTTCGCAGTTGAAATGATGTTTTTAGGGAATACCGAAGCATTAGCTGTTTCAAGTTTACAATTGAAACAAATGAAGGCAGAACGGACATTAACGCTTGCGATGATGTCAATGAGTTGTGTGACGGCTTCAATTATCGGCGCTTACACACAAATGATGCCAGGACAATTTATTTTAACCGCTATTCCGGTCAATATTATTAATGCTATTATTGTGACCAATATTTTAAATCCAGTTAAAGTGACACCAGAAGAAGATACGATCGCTAAAATGGGCGGCAGTGGTTCAGCAGTTGGCGAAGAACAAACCGCTGACGGTAAGATTGAACGCGAACCATTCTTCTCATTCTTAGGGGATTCAATTTTAAATGCCGGTAAATTAGTTTTAATCATCACAGCTAACGTCATCGCCTTTGTTGCCTTGGCAGCGTTGATTGATAAAGTATTACAATTATTTAACCCTTGGATTACCCTGGAACATCTCTTAGGAATCGTGATGTTCCCATTTGCTTGGTTGATGGGCTTAGATGTCAGCCACGCCTTTGAATTTGCACAATACATGGGTACGAAGTTAGTGACGAACGAATTCGTTGTCATGGGAAAAGTGCAAAACTCAATTACAACCTTCGCACCACATTATCAAGCAGTTCTAACCGTTTTTGTCACATCATTTGCCAACTTCTCAACAGTCGGGATGATCATCGGGGCCTTCAAGGGCTTAGTTGACCGTGAAAAGAATGATATGATCGCTAAAAACGTGGGCTACATGCTTTTATCGGGGATTTTAGTATCATTGCTTTCGGCGGCAACAGTTGGTTTATTCGTTTGGTAG
- a CDS encoding GntR family transcriptional regulator, which produces MADLVYQTIIADLKKAINAGAYPSMKLPDERTLTEHYQVSRSSVKRALNVMANQGIIFKKRGSGTFINPLYLKSGSFFNYSGSNLGVTDSFKAGNRKPGIKLLDFRVIKPSAELQRDLFLKPDDFVYEIKRLRLFDDEPFMIETGFIPIKIMPGLTEKIISSSIFNYLETEKNQEVTRAFLSIFAEPSTQDDQDKLQLKPTEPVGIMEGIFFLDDGTPFEFSTMRLHYQYMKYNTFVSVSGRE; this is translated from the coding sequence ATGGCTGATTTAGTTTATCAAACAATTATTGCAGATTTAAAAAAGGCAATTAATGCGGGGGCTTATCCCAGCATGAAATTACCCGATGAAAGAACGTTGACGGAACATTATCAGGTTAGTCGTAGTTCGGTGAAGCGGGCGTTAAACGTCATGGCTAATCAAGGTATTATTTTTAAGAAACGCGGTTCAGGCACCTTTATTAATCCTTTATACTTAAAAAGCGGGTCATTTTTTAATTACAGTGGCTCTAATCTCGGGGTCACCGATAGTTTTAAGGCTGGTAATCGAAAACCGGGGATTAAGTTATTGGATTTTCGAGTCATTAAGCCCAGTGCTGAATTACAAAGAGACTTATTCTTGAAACCGGATGATTTCGTTTATGAAATTAAGCGTCTTCGGTTATTCGATGATGAACCGTTTATGATTGAAACCGGCTTTATTCCCATCAAGATTATGCCAGGCTTGACCGAAAAAATTATCTCGAGTTCGATTTTTAATTATTTAGAAACCGAGAAAAATCAAGAAGTAACGCGCGCTTTCTTATCGATTTTTGCAGAACCTTCTACGCAAGATGATCAAGACAAGTTGCAACTAAAGCCAACTGAACCCGTGGGCATCATGGAAGGCATCTTCTTTTTGGATGATGGCACGCCATTTGAATTTTCAACAATGCGGCTTCATTATCAGTACATGAAATATAATACTTTCGTTTCAGTCAGCGGTCGGGAATAG
- the pepF gene encoding oligoendopeptidase F produces MAIHKLPTRSEVPENLTWDLSTIFKNDLDFETALATLKQALPTLEQYNHPFKTADQLVTTIEQVLTVFRQLETVYVYASMKNDQDTTNVTYQGYQAQVDALAADVSAAAAFLEPAILAIPVDQLSAWQASEPALESYQHFIQTITDSREHVLSEQEEALIAAAGDILGAASQTFSVLDNSDIQFPDVVDETGQTHQLSNGLYSQLLQSTDRQVRQEVFEALYSTYDQFKNTFATTLATEIKGHNYLAQVHHYDSARQAALAPKAIPEAVYTTLVAQVNQHLPLLHRYVKLRQKQLALPQLHMYDLYTPLLGKPALSYTYPQAQATAREALAILGPEYTPIVDQIFDQRQIDVVENKGKRSGAYSGGAYDTNPFILLNWQDDLNNLYTLVHETGHSVHSYLTRHNQPYVYGDYPIFVAEIASTTNENLLTEYLLKTQKDPKVQAYLLNYYLDGFKGTVFRQTQFAEFEHYIHEAAANGTPLTADYMSNYYADLNARYYGDAVAKDPQIALEWARIPHFYMNYYVYQYATGFAAATTLADQITTGQPDALDNYLTYLKNGSASYPIETMQKAGVDMTNADYLERAFDVFEQRLDQLEALLADM; encoded by the coding sequence ATGGCAATCCACAAATTACCCACACGCTCTGAAGTCCCTGAAAACTTAACTTGGGACCTCAGTACGATTTTCAAAAATGACTTAGATTTCGAAACAGCTCTCGCAACGCTCAAACAAGCTCTGCCAACACTCGAACAATATAACCACCCGTTTAAAACGGCTGACCAACTTGTAACAACAATTGAACAAGTGTTGACTGTCTTTAGACAATTAGAAACCGTCTACGTTTACGCTAGCATGAAAAATGATCAAGATACAACTAACGTCACTTACCAAGGTTATCAAGCCCAAGTTGATGCTTTGGCAGCGGACGTTTCTGCCGCCGCCGCCTTTTTAGAGCCCGCTATCCTGGCGATTCCTGTTGACCAATTGTCTGCTTGGCAAGCTAGTGAACCGGCACTTGAAAGTTATCAACACTTTATCCAAACCATCACCGATAGTCGTGAACATGTGCTATCTGAGCAAGAAGAAGCCTTAATCGCCGCTGCTGGTGATATCTTGGGTGCGGCTAGTCAAACCTTTAGCGTTTTGGATAACTCAGATATTCAATTCCCAGACGTGGTCGACGAAACCGGTCAAACACATCAATTATCAAACGGCCTCTATAGCCAATTGTTGCAATCAACTGACCGTCAAGTCCGTCAAGAAGTCTTTGAAGCACTCTACAGCACTTACGACCAATTCAAAAATACGTTTGCGACCACCCTTGCGACCGAAATCAAAGGGCACAACTACCTCGCCCAAGTCCACCACTATGACAGTGCGCGCCAAGCAGCTCTTGCACCTAAAGCCATCCCCGAAGCAGTCTACACAACTTTAGTGGCTCAAGTGAACCAACATCTGCCATTGTTACATCGTTATGTTAAATTACGTCAAAAGCAATTAGCATTACCGCAATTGCACATGTACGACTTATACACACCACTTCTGGGCAAGCCCGCTTTAAGCTACACTTATCCACAAGCGCAAGCAACTGCTCGTGAAGCACTAGCCATCTTAGGCCCCGAATACACACCAATTGTGGACCAAATCTTTGACCAACGGCAAATTGATGTCGTTGAAAACAAGGGCAAACGCAGTGGCGCTTACTCAGGTGGTGCTTACGATACCAATCCGTTCATTCTCTTGAACTGGCAAGATGATCTTAACAACTTATACACACTAGTTCACGAAACTGGCCATAGTGTCCACAGTTATTTAACACGTCACAATCAACCTTACGTCTATGGTGATTATCCTATCTTCGTCGCTGAAATTGCATCAACAACGAATGAAAATTTGCTTACAGAATATCTCTTGAAGACGCAAAAAGATCCTAAGGTTCAAGCCTACTTGTTGAATTACTACCTTGATGGCTTCAAAGGGACTGTCTTCCGCCAAACGCAATTTGCCGAATTCGAACATTATATTCACGAAGCGGCAGCCAACGGGACCCCTTTAACGGCTGATTACATGTCAAATTATTACGCTGACTTAAATGCCCGCTATTACGGCGATGCGGTCGCCAAAGATCCTCAAATCGCCTTAGAATGGGCTCGGATTCCCCATTTTTATATGAACTATTATGTTTACCAATACGCAACTGGCTTTGCCGCTGCCACGACGCTCGCTGATCAAATTACCACGGGCCAGCCAGACGCACTTGACAATTATCTCACCTACCTCAAAAATGGGAGTGCCAGTTACCCAATTGAAACGATGCAAAAAGCCGGTGTGGATATGACCAATGCCGATTACCTTGAACGCGCTTTTGACGTTTTTGAACAACGACTCGATCAACTAGAAGCATTACTTGCTGATATGTAA
- a CDS encoding LytR family transcriptional regulator, which translates to MQNSNFFGSREDKYKKGKRHRKLKIFLLIIVILVFSGGAYAMRVSSQLKSAADKINKSEATSKAIKNKKAFSILLLGVDTGAEGRIDKGNSDTMIVATVNPKKEQVKLVSIPRDTLAELQGAKSFDMQKINAAYNVGGSEMAKKTVEKLFDVPIDYYVTINMGALSKIVDAVGGVDVNVPFPFKYNTTFKKGKMHLTGKEALDYSRMRYDDPEGDYGRQKRQRQVITSLIKSAVSFKSLTNYESILKTLEDSVATDLSFDDMVAIQSNYRTAAKSITSDYLKGRNATIKGSSYQVPTTSEIQRVSDVLRTSLGLEKTNVDNAETKQNALNTNFAATEYQDEFTVYPESVLKDDTTTGDAASTTTTEDNTTQYSQSAPQSNWQQPQQAPSQWQSSY; encoded by the coding sequence ATGCAGAATTCTAACTTTTTTGGCTCAAGAGAAGATAAATACAAAAAAGGCAAACGCCACCGGAAATTAAAAATATTCCTATTAATCATCGTGATTCTCGTCTTTTCAGGTGGCGCGTATGCGATGCGGGTCAGTAGCCAATTGAAGTCTGCAGCCGATAAAATTAATAAATCGGAAGCTACTTCTAAGGCGATTAAGAATAAAAAAGCCTTCTCCATCTTATTGTTGGGTGTCGATACCGGTGCTGAAGGCCGAATTGACAAAGGTAATTCAGATACAATGATTGTGGCGACTGTCAATCCTAAAAAGGAACAGGTCAAGTTAGTCAGCATTCCGCGGGACACATTAGCGGAGTTACAGGGCGCTAAGTCTTTTGATATGCAAAAAATTAATGCAGCCTATAATGTAGGTGGCTCTGAGATGGCTAAAAAAACCGTTGAAAAGCTGTTTGATGTGCCAATTGATTATTACGTAACGATTAACATGGGGGCTTTATCGAAAATCGTCGATGCTGTTGGTGGCGTTGATGTTAACGTCCCATTTCCGTTTAAATACAATACAACTTTCAAAAAAGGGAAGATGCATCTAACCGGGAAAGAAGCCTTAGATTATTCACGGATGCGTTATGATGATCCAGAAGGCGATTATGGTCGTCAAAAACGACAACGCCAAGTCATTACGTCGTTGATTAAATCAGCGGTCTCCTTCAAGTCGCTTACCAATTATGAATCAATTTTGAAGACGTTAGAAGATAGTGTCGCAACTGATTTAAGCTTTGATGACATGGTGGCCATCCAATCAAATTACCGGACAGCAGCGAAATCCATTACTTCTGACTACCTCAAGGGGCGCAATGCAACGATTAAAGGTTCTTCATATCAAGTCCCCACGACCAGTGAGATTCAACGGGTGTCAGACGTTTTACGGACGTCACTCGGCTTAGAAAAAACGAATGTTGATAATGCGGAAACGAAACAAAATGCATTAAACACGAACTTTGCGGCAACGGAATACCAAGATGAATTCACGGTTTATCCGGAAAGTGTCTTAAAAGATGACACGACAACAGGTGACGCAGCCAGCACGACAACGACTGAAGATAATACCACTCAATATTCCCAGAGTGCACCACAGTCAAACTGGCAACAGCCCCAACAGGCACCGTCTCAGTGGCAAAGTAGTTACTAA